The Acanthopagrus latus isolate v.2019 chromosome 6, fAcaLat1.1, whole genome shotgun sequence genome includes a region encoding these proteins:
- the si:ch211-25d12.7 gene encoding src-like-adapter 2, translating into MGTCPIRCQSNRTILENSAEPVTSANEDSIIVSLCDYPSFGRTELTMCIGEQLTVLSDDGDFMIVRSTTTGREIYVPTNYTAKVTHRWLFAGISRYKATELLMQPTNSNGAFLIRESETNRDCYSLSVLRRTNSSYQDCVKHYRISYLQNSWVYISPGLTFPSLHHLVQHYSESADGLCARLTRPCFIQGFDNARDARPIPITVRRPTINWKDISRSVIFKRKRTESGNSLVSEGLREAITSYLQMTEGNDHSWDT; encoded by the exons ATGGGGACCTGCCCCATCAGATGTCAGTCCAACCGTACAATCCTAGAGAATTCAGCTGAACCTGTAACATCAG ccaacGAGGACAGCATCATTGTATCCCTCTGTGACTACCCGTCCTTTGGCCGTACTGAACTGACCATGTGCATTGGAGAACAACTCACCGTCCTCTCAGA TGACGGTGATTTCATGATCGTGAGATCCACAACCACAGGCCGTGAGATCTATGTACCCACAAACTACACCGCCAAGGTAACACACAG gtgGCTGTTTGCAGGTATCAGCAGGTACAAAGCAACAGAGCTGCTCATGCAGCCTACTAACTCCAACGGAGCCTTCTTGATCCGAgagtcagagacaaacagag ATTGTTACTCGCTGTCTGTCCTGAGGAGGACCAACTCTTCATACCAGGACTGTGTAAAGCACTACCGCATCTCTTACCTCCAAAACAGCTGGGTCTACATATCTCCGGGACTCACCTTCCCCTCCCTGCATCACCTGGTGCAGCACTACTCAG AGTCTGCAGATGGACTGTGCGCTCGGCTGACCAGGCCTTGCTTCATCCAGGGTTTCGACAACGCTCGAGATGCCAGGCCTATACCCATAACTGTCAGGAGGCCGACTATCAACTGGAAGGACATCAGCAG GTCAGTGATCttcaagaggaagaggacagagtCAGGTAACTCACTGGTGAGCGAGGGGCTAAGGGAGGCCATCACCTCCTACCTCCAAATGACAGAGGGCAACGATCACAGCTGGGACACCTGA
- the trpc4apa gene encoding transient receptor potential cation channel, subfamily C, member 4 associated protein a — translation MATLLGCESPCTGGKRRNCNSNIVTKFTSSKITGQGFSRGTQLPGGLLQERDKRAKWHGIPTLLQKLYESSHPNSDLSHAHSFLKVLSSQLSMEAMSFVTEDRKTAQESTFPNTHTFDLFGGVDLLVEILMRPTLTMQKKKPKMNDDLVKDCLSVLYNCCICTEEVTKSLAGRDDFVLFLFTLMTNKKTFLQTATLIEDILGVKKEMIQLEGIPNLSGLVQSFDQQQLANFCRILSVTISEPDVGNDDKHTLLAKNAQQKRNASPSRAEVNQVTLLNIPGFIERLCKLATRKVSEATGANFLQELEDWYTWLDNALVLDALMQMATEEAEQSSTESSDESSLATSPLRHRLPQSMKIVHEIMYKVEVLYVLCVLLMGRQRNQVHKMLAEFRLIPGLNNLFDKLIWRKYTASNHVVHGQNENCDCSPEISFKIQFLRLLQSFSDHHENKYLLLNSQELNELSAISMKANIPEVEALVNTDRSLVCDGKKGLLTRILTVMKREPPDSSFRFWQARAVESFLRGATSYADQMFLLKRGLLEHILFCIIDSGCTSRDVLQSYFDLLGELMKFNIDAFKRFNKYVNTPEKFQTFLTQINSSLVDSNMLVRCIVLSLDRFESQTEDVKVVEVLSECCLLSYMARVENRLSFLFRLINIINVQTLTQENVSCLNTSLVILMLARRKAKLPFYLNALREKEYAEKYPGCLLNNFHNLLRFWQRHYLNKDKDSTCLENSSCIPFSYWKETVSVLLGSDRTSPCAIASYIDEPFMDLDRDLLED, via the exons ATGGCGACGCTTCTGGGGTGCGAGTCCCCTTGTACTGGAGGAAAACGAAGAAACTGCAATAGCAACATCGTCACGAAGTTCACGTCCAGCAAAATCACTGGCCAGGGTTTCAGTCGAGGGACGCAG CTCCCAGGAGGCCTGCTCCAGGAGAGAGATAAAAGGGCCAAGTGGCATGGCATCCCTACTCTGCTGCAGAAGCTCTACGAGAGCAGCCATCCCAACAGTGACCTCTCCCATGCCCATAGCTTTCTTAAG GTATTATCATCCCAGCTCTCCATGGAGGCCATGTCTTTTGTCACGGAGGACAGGAAGACTGCTCAGGAATCCACCTTTCCCAACACGCACACCTTTGACCTCTTTGGTGGAGTCGAT CTGCTTGTGGAGATCTTGATGAGACCCACATTAACTATGCAGaagaaaaaacccaaaa TGAATGATGACCTGGTCAAGGACTGCCTAAGTGTTCTTTACAACTGTTGTATATGT aCGGAGGAAGTCACAAAGAGCCTGGCTGGGAGAGACGACTTTGTTCTATTTCTCTTTACCCTTATGACAAACAAGAAGACCTTCCTACAGACTGCCACCCTTATTGAAGATATTCTTGGAGTTAAAAAG gAGATGATCCAGTTAGAGGGTATCCCCAACCTGTCAGGTCTGGTCCAAAGCTTTGACCAACAACAGCTGGCCAACTTCTGTCGCATCCTGTCAGTCACCATCTCAGAACCTGATGTTGGAAACGACGACAAGCACACCCTTTTGGCCAAAAACGCCCAGCAGAAACGCAATGCTAGCCCCTCACGAGCAGAAGTCAACCAGG TAACCCTGCTGAACATCCCTGGCTTCATTGAGCGGCTGTGTAAGCTGGCCACTAGGAAAGTGTCTGAGGCCACGGGAGCTAacttcctgcaggagctggaggactgGTACACCTGGCTGGACAATGCCCTGGTTTTGGACGCCCTCATGCAGATGGCTACAGAGGAGGCTGAGCAGAGCAGCACTG AGTCATCAGACGAGAGTTCCCTGGCCACCAGCCCCCTGAGACATCGACTGCCCCAGTCCATGAAGATCGTTCATGAGATCATGTATAAAGTGGAAGTTCTCTACGTGCTGTGTGTCCTTCTTATGGGCCGACAGAGGAACCAG GTGCACAAGATGCTGGCTGAGTTCCGTCTCATCCCGGGACTCAACAATCTATTTGACAAGCTGATCTGGAGAAAATACACAGCTTCAAATCATGTAGTGCATGGCCAGAATGAGAACTGCGACTGTAGTCCG GAAATATCCTTTAAAATCCAGTTCCTGAGGCTACTTCAGAGTTTCAGTGATCACCATGA GAACAAATACCTTCTGCTGAACAGCCAGGAGCTGAATGAACTGAGTGCCATATCCATGAAGGCTAACATCCCTGAGGTGGAAGCTCTCGTCAACACCGACAGAAGCCTAGTGTGTGATGGGAAGAAGGGTCTCCTGACAAGAATCCTCACTGTCATGAAGAGGGAGCCTCCTGACTCGTCATTCAG ATTCTGGCAGGCAAGGGCAGTTGAAAGTTTTCTCAGAGGAGCCACTTCCTATGCAGACCAAATGTTCCTCCTGAAGAGGGGATTACTAGAG CACATCCTGTTCTGCATCATAGACAGCGGCTGTACATCTCGAGATGTCCTACAGAGCTACTTTGATCTACTGGGAGAGCTCATGAAGTTCAACATTGATGCCTTCAAAAGATTCAACAAATATGTCAACACTCCAGAGAAG TTTCAGACCTTCCTGACGCAGATCAACAGTTCTCTGGTGGACTCTAACATGCTGGTGCGCTGCATCGTCCTTTCATTGGACCGTTTTGAGAGCCAGACGGAAGATGTCAAAG TGGTGGAAGTACTTTCTGAGTGCTGCCTGCTGTCCTACATGGCGAGAGTGGAGAACAGGCTGTCCTTCCTTTTCAGACTGATCAACATCATCAACGTACAGACGCTCACACAg GAGAATGTGAGCTGTTTAAACACCAGTTTGGTAATCTTGATGCTGGCCAGAAGAAAGGCTAAACTGCCCTTCTACCTCAACGCCCTGCGGGAGAAGGAGTATGCTGAGAAGTACCCGGGCTGCCTGCTCAACAACTTCCACAACCTACTGCGCTTCTGGCAGCGCCACTACctcaacaaagacaaagacagcacCTGTCTGGAGAAC AGCTCCTGTATTCCCTTCAGCTACTGGAAGGAGACGGTGTCGGTGCTGCTGGGATCAGACAGGACTTCTCCGTGTGCCATAGCAAGCTACATTGATGAGCCCTTCATGGATCTGGACAGAGACCTGCTGGAGGATTGA